From a region of the Neobacillus niacini genome:
- a CDS encoding family 78 glycoside hydrolase catalytic domain, protein MIDIKVEALTCEYRTNPLGIDIKRPRVSWKIQSDRRCTMQTAYQIQVSPNQENFTETLWDTGVVQADESIHIEYRGPELNSRTRYFYRVKVWDNFDRESNWSETAWWETGLLDPLEWQAEWITPEHKEIDPLTESIFLLRKEFTLKTGISSARIYGIGVGLYELFLNGERVSDELLAPGWTSYHKRLQYQTYDVTMQLQDGSNAIGIMLADGWYKGNLVRENNRNIYGDRRAAFFQIHVTYNDGTEEVIATDATWKASTGPILFSEIYHGETYDARLEQEGWSQSNFNDVDWADTIIQEMPITQLVAQENVPTRVTEVLKPIDSFETPSGDTVIDMGQNIVGRIRFKVNAPAGTRIVLKHAEVLDKDGNIYFGNLKFAKQKVEYITKGEGTETFAPHFTFQGFRYVKIEGYPGQENGLPLENFVGEVIHSDMEPSGEFECSNPLINRLQQNIVWGQRGNFLDVPTDCPQRSERLGWTADAQVFIQTALFNYQGGSFFTKWLRDLKADQLPDGNVPFVIPNVEGGVGSAAWGDAATIIPWTLYQTYGDKRLLAEQYDSMKAWVEYIRRQGKNENLWNTGFHFGDWLALDAKENSFVGATPKDFIATVFYAYSTRILRDAAEALGKSNEVQEYSNLLNNIIEQFNHEFVSPSGRLVSPTQTAHVITLMFDMVEGKAKKRTAHELNELIIQNDYHLNTGFVGTPYICFALSKGGYHETAVKLLMKEDYPSWLYQIKKGATTVWEHWDSIKPDGSFWSDQMNSFNHYAYGSIGNWMYKTITGLDMDNASPSYKKIRIEPKFAGIALTYAKAVYDSMYGKIQSSWRLTQDEVEIEVEIPANTTAEILLPNARISQVYEGNKRLVSKDIHSYFESEEGVRLTVGSGSYHFKYHNERGLQPVFTEETKLIDFLDYPEAVAILERVSPGITKPPRIFSTKARSLKELVELQETNLTRDKVKAIIEELNKHNEKEVLVKR, encoded by the coding sequence ATGATTGATATAAAAGTAGAAGCATTAACTTGCGAGTATCGAACAAACCCGCTTGGAATTGATATAAAAAGACCTCGAGTTAGTTGGAAAATTCAATCTGACCGACGGTGTACGATGCAAACGGCATATCAGATTCAAGTGAGTCCAAATCAGGAGAATTTCACTGAAACTTTATGGGATACTGGTGTTGTACAAGCAGATGAATCAATTCACATAGAGTATAGAGGTCCTGAATTAAACTCTCGAACTAGGTATTTTTACCGTGTAAAGGTTTGGGATAACTTTGACCGAGAATCCAATTGGAGTGAAACAGCTTGGTGGGAAACAGGCTTGTTAGATCCTTTAGAATGGCAAGCAGAATGGATCACTCCAGAACATAAAGAAATTGATCCACTTACTGAATCTATCTTTCTTTTAAGGAAGGAATTTACATTAAAAACTGGAATTTCTTCTGCACGGATTTATGGTATAGGTGTTGGTTTGTATGAATTATTTTTAAATGGAGAACGCGTGAGCGATGAACTTCTAGCGCCAGGGTGGACTAGCTATCATAAACGTTTACAGTATCAAACGTATGATGTAACCATGCAGCTTCAAGATGGTTCCAATGCGATCGGCATTATGTTGGCGGATGGCTGGTATAAAGGAAACCTTGTCAGGGAAAATAATCGCAATATCTATGGGGACAGACGGGCGGCTTTCTTCCAAATCCATGTTACCTACAACGATGGTACAGAAGAAGTAATTGCAACGGACGCTACTTGGAAAGCTTCAACAGGTCCGATTTTATTTTCGGAAATTTATCATGGTGAAACATACGATGCTAGGCTAGAACAAGAAGGCTGGAGCCAATCCAATTTTAATGATGTGGATTGGGCAGATACAATTATTCAAGAAATGCCCATTACTCAATTAGTTGCACAGGAAAATGTTCCAACCCGTGTTACAGAAGTACTAAAACCAATAGATTCTTTTGAAACTCCATCTGGTGATACAGTTATTGATATGGGTCAAAATATCGTCGGGAGAATTCGCTTTAAGGTTAACGCTCCTGCGGGCACGAGAATTGTCCTAAAACATGCCGAAGTGTTAGATAAGGATGGAAATATTTACTTTGGTAATCTGAAATTTGCAAAGCAGAAAGTAGAATATATTACAAAAGGTGAGGGGACAGAAACCTTTGCACCGCATTTTACATTCCAGGGATTTCGTTATGTGAAGATTGAAGGATACCCTGGACAAGAAAATGGTTTACCACTTGAAAACTTTGTTGGTGAAGTGATCCATTCTGATATGGAGCCTTCAGGTGAATTTGAATGTTCTAATCCATTAATCAACCGACTTCAGCAGAATATTGTATGGGGACAACGAGGGAACTTCCTTGATGTGCCGACAGATTGCCCGCAGCGAAGTGAGAGGCTGGGGTGGACTGCTGATGCACAGGTCTTTATTCAAACAGCACTATTCAATTATCAAGGAGGATCATTTTTTACAAAATGGCTGCGGGACTTAAAGGCTGATCAACTTCCAGATGGAAATGTTCCATTTGTTATTCCAAATGTTGAAGGGGGAGTCGGCTCTGCTGCATGGGGCGATGCCGCAACGATTATTCCTTGGACACTTTATCAGACATATGGGGATAAGCGATTACTCGCAGAACAATATGACAGCATGAAAGCATGGGTAGAATATATTCGACGCCAGGGGAAAAATGAAAATCTTTGGAACACAGGCTTTCACTTTGGCGATTGGCTGGCACTTGACGCAAAAGAAAATAGTTTTGTTGGCGCAACACCTAAAGACTTTATCGCTACAGTCTTTTATGCCTATTCAACAAGAATCCTTAGGGATGCTGCTGAGGCCCTCGGGAAATCTAATGAGGTTCAAGAATATAGTAATCTTTTGAATAATATTATTGAACAGTTTAACCATGAATTTGTTTCGCCATCAGGCAGATTAGTGTCCCCAACCCAAACCGCCCATGTCATTACTTTAATGTTTGATATGGTCGAAGGAAAGGCAAAGAAACGGACAGCTCATGAGCTAAATGAGTTGATTATTCAAAACGATTATCATTTGAATACTGGGTTTGTTGGTACACCATATATTTGTTTCGCTCTATCAAAAGGCGGTTATCATGAAACAGCCGTTAAATTATTAATGAAGGAAGATTACCCTTCATGGCTCTACCAAATTAAAAAAGGTGCTACAACGGTTTGGGAACATTGGGATAGTATTAAGCCAGACGGTTCATTCTGGAGCGATCAGATGAACTCTTTTAATCACTATGCATACGGTTCGATCGGAAATTGGATGTATAAAACAATCACCGGTCTGGACATGGATAATGCTAGTCCATCATATAAAAAGATCCGGATTGAACCAAAATTTGCAGGTATTGCACTGACTTATGCAAAGGCGGTCTATGATTCCATGTATGGAAAAATTCAATCTTCATGGCGTCTTACCCAAGATGAGGTTGAAATTGAAGTGGAGATCCCTGCCAATACAACTGCAGAAATCCTTTTACCAAATGCTCGCATTTCTCAGGTTTATGAAGGTAATAAGCGGTTGGTTTCTAAAGACATTCATTCTTACTTCGAATCCGAAGAGGGTGTAAGGCTTACAGTAGGTTCTGGATCCTATCATTTTAAGTACCATAATGAACGTGGGTTACAGCCTGTGTTTACGGAAGAAACCAAACTTATCGATTTCCTAGATTATCCTGAGGCTGTTGCCATTTTAGAAAGGGTTTCCCCAGGAATAACAAAACCACCTCGCATTTTTTCAACCAAAGCAAGAAGCTTGAAAGAATTGGTTGAATTGCAGGAGACTAACCTTACAAGAGATAAAGTGAAAGCCATCATTGAAGAGTTAAATAAGCATAATGAAAAAGAGGTTCTAGTAAAGCGTTAA
- a CDS encoding glycoside hydrolase family 1 protein codes for MGFNFPPEFLWGSTTAAYQVEGNNVNSDFWAEEHAEGSPYKDKSGDTIDHYRLYKKDIALMASLGLNSYRFSIEWSRIEPEPGYYSRSAIEHYRDVLETCYQNGLTPVVAMHHFSSPKWLMRLGGWASPEVPERFARYCEVVFKEIGDLIPYVLTMNEINLPVMLREIFSKIGFIAPVGIERDAWEAPKWRESAAKLCGTTIENYFTFHMISDEASINILKETHRKARKAIKQIQPNTKVGLSMALSDIQSIPGGDEIAEKKWHSYFRQYLDMVAEDDFFGLQNYTREVYGPEGQVKPEEGAELTLMGYEFYPEALGNVIRKVSKDLSIPIMVTEHGIATENDERRVEFIRKALEGVQACVDEGVDVRGYLHWTTFDNFEWQSGYSMKFGLIEVDRSTQERKVKGSANFLGSIAKVNTLLTK; via the coding sequence ATGGGATTTAATTTTCCACCAGAATTTCTTTGGGGTTCTACAACAGCAGCCTATCAAGTAGAAGGGAATAATGTTAACAGCGATTTCTGGGCAGAGGAGCATGCGGAGGGTTCACCTTATAAAGATAAATCAGGGGATACCATTGATCATTATCGGCTTTATAAGAAAGATATTGCTCTTATGGCTAGTCTTGGATTGAATTCCTATCGATTCTCTATCGAATGGTCCAGAATCGAACCAGAACCAGGCTATTATTCACGTTCTGCCATCGAGCATTATCGTGATGTACTTGAAACTTGTTACCAAAATGGATTAACACCGGTCGTAGCAATGCACCACTTTTCTTCACCTAAGTGGCTAATGAGATTGGGAGGTTGGGCGAGCCCGGAGGTTCCTGAGCGGTTTGCGAGATATTGTGAGGTTGTGTTTAAAGAAATTGGCGATTTAATTCCGTATGTACTGACAATGAATGAAATTAACCTACCTGTCATGTTGCGTGAAATTTTTTCAAAGATTGGCTTTATTGCTCCGGTAGGTATCGAAAGGGATGCTTGGGAGGCACCTAAATGGCGAGAGTCGGCGGCTAAGTTGTGCGGAACTACCATTGAAAACTACTTTACGTTCCATATGATTTCTGACGAGGCTTCCATCAATATCTTAAAAGAAACTCATCGAAAGGCACGCAAGGCGATTAAGCAGATTCAGCCAAATACGAAAGTCGGCTTATCAATGGCACTTTCAGATATTCAGTCAATCCCAGGTGGCGACGAAATTGCAGAAAAGAAATGGCATAGTTATTTCCGACAATATTTAGATATGGTAGCTGAAGATGATTTCTTCGGACTTCAAAATTACACAAGAGAAGTTTACGGACCAGAAGGACAAGTGAAGCCAGAGGAGGGAGCAGAACTTACGCTAATGGGTTATGAATTCTATCCTGAAGCGCTTGGAAATGTGATTCGTAAGGTATCTAAAGATCTATCGATTCCTATTATGGTTACTGAGCATGGCATCGCGACCGAAAACGACGAGCGACGGGTAGAATTTATTCGTAAAGCTTTAGAGGGTGTACAAGCTTGTGTGGATGAAGGAGTAGACGTACGAGGCTATCTCCACTGGACTACTTTTGATAATTTCGAATGGCAATCTGGTTATTCAATGAAATTTGGTTTGATTGAAGTGGATCGCTCCACGCAGGAAAGAAAAGTAAAAGGAAGCGCTAATTTTCTTGGAAGTATAGCAAAAGTGAACACATTATTAACCAAATAA
- a CDS encoding helix-turn-helix domain-containing protein encodes MNSDELRSLLLNNNTMEAPDWNEIKEAYAAKTIDIVNGQPVYLFDKIFDLSFNPIEENIFVCQQLPSAYVPMHIHQYIEVIFVYQGQCTVLLQEGEINLSEGGMIMIDKHTPHTVKGITNSDIIIDMKLKHDYLSSGILSQFTNKSIISQFLIDSLIDSRRANNYLYFPFVERSKIPGIMEQIMCEYFDRDFFSGDIINGYLFILFTELIRQSNSSTSTQIDNIKQKDVIVLDFLKYIDDHFKECSLTEMADHYKYHPNYISAVLKKSTGKSFKDLLQLQRINKAALYLLNSDLPIPDIAEEVGYSSVSFFYKKFNEIFHQTPKEFRGNQTMHSIANKQNVHL; translated from the coding sequence ATGAATAGTGATGAGCTGCGGTCCTTACTGCTGAATAATAACACAATGGAAGCACCAGATTGGAATGAAATAAAGGAAGCCTATGCTGCTAAAACAATCGATATAGTAAATGGACAGCCCGTTTATCTATTCGATAAAATTTTCGATCTATCATTCAACCCAATCGAAGAAAACATATTTGTCTGCCAGCAGTTGCCCTCTGCATATGTCCCTATGCATATTCATCAATATATTGAAGTGATTTTCGTCTATCAGGGACAGTGTACAGTACTATTGCAGGAAGGTGAAATCAACCTTTCTGAGGGTGGAATGATTATGATTGATAAACATACACCGCATACGGTCAAAGGAATAACAAATTCTGATATTATTATAGATATGAAACTAAAGCATGATTATTTATCATCCGGAATCCTTAGTCAATTTACCAACAAAAGTATCATTTCACAATTTTTAATTGACTCTCTTATTGATAGTCGACGAGCAAATAATTATCTCTATTTTCCTTTTGTAGAACGTTCAAAAATACCTGGGATCATGGAGCAAATTATGTGCGAATATTTTGATAGAGACTTTTTTTCAGGTGATATCATTAACGGATATCTTTTCATTCTGTTTACGGAATTAATCCGCCAAAGTAACAGCTCAACAAGTACACAGATAGACAATATAAAGCAGAAGGATGTTATCGTTTTAGACTTTCTAAAGTATATTGATGATCACTTTAAAGAATGCAGCTTAACAGAAATGGCGGATCACTATAAATATCACCCAAATTATATTTCAGCAGTTCTCAAAAAATCAACGGGTAAGTCCTTCAAGGATCTCCTCCAGTTACAGCGCATAAATAAAGCAGCTCTTTATCTTTTAAACTCCGACCTTCCGATACCTGATATTGCCGAAGAAGTTGGATACTCAAGTGTTTCTTTTTTTTATAAAAAATTTAATGAAATTTTTCACCAAACACCTAAAGAATTTAGGGGAAATCAAACGATGCACTCTATTGCCAATAAACAAAATGTGCACCTTTAA
- the rhaA gene encoding L-rhamnose isomerase — MTIKENFELAKQAYAKWGVDVEEVVEKLKNVPISIHCWQGDDVAGFEVNQNELSGGIDVTGNYPGKATNAEELRSDLEKALSLIPGKHRVNLHAIYAETNGEVVERDQLEPKHFENWVKWAKENGLGLDYNPTLFSHPKADDGLTLSHPNEEIREFWINHCIGSRKIGEYFGRELGTPALTNIWIPDGYKDIPSDRLTPRKRLKESLDKIFAVETDERYNLDAVESKVFGIGSESYVVGSHEFYLNYAMKNDKLCLLDTGHYHPTETVSNKISSMLLFSEKLALHVSRPVRWDSDHVVILDDELKEIALEIVRNDALNRVIIGLDFFDASINRVAAWTIGTRNMIKALLYAMLVPNEYLKQLQEEGNFTERLALMEEFKTYPFGAIWDYYCEKMGVPVRESWLEEVKAYEQEVLLKR, encoded by the coding sequence ATGACTATTAAAGAAAATTTTGAACTTGCGAAACAAGCATATGCTAAATGGGGAGTAGACGTCGAAGAAGTGGTAGAAAAGCTAAAAAATGTACCGATTTCGATTCATTGCTGGCAGGGCGATGATGTTGCTGGGTTTGAAGTAAACCAAAACGAATTATCAGGTGGTATTGATGTTACAGGGAATTATCCTGGTAAAGCGACAAATGCTGAAGAATTAAGAAGTGATTTAGAGAAGGCATTATCATTAATCCCTGGTAAGCACCGCGTGAATCTTCATGCTATTTATGCTGAAACAAATGGTGAAGTGGTTGAACGTGATCAACTTGAACCAAAGCATTTTGAAAACTGGGTAAAATGGGCAAAGGAAAACGGACTAGGCTTGGATTATAATCCAACATTATTCTCACACCCAAAAGCGGATGATGGTTTAACCCTTTCCCATCCAAACGAAGAAATCCGTGAATTCTGGATTAATCACTGTATTGGCAGCCGTAAAATTGGTGAATATTTCGGAAGAGAGCTTGGTACACCAGCATTAACAAACATTTGGATCCCAGATGGCTATAAAGATATCCCAAGTGACCGCCTGACTCCGAGAAAAAGATTAAAAGAATCATTGGATAAAATCTTTGCAGTCGAAACAGATGAAAGGTACAACTTAGATGCTGTAGAAAGTAAAGTATTTGGTATTGGTTCCGAATCTTATGTTGTTGGTTCACACGAATTTTACCTAAACTATGCAATGAAAAATGATAAATTATGTTTATTAGATACAGGTCATTATCATCCAACGGAAACAGTATCAAATAAAATTTCTTCTATGTTATTGTTTAGTGAAAAGCTAGCCTTACATGTATCCAGACCAGTTCGCTGGGATAGTGATCATGTTGTCATTCTTGACGACGAACTTAAAGAAATCGCACTTGAGATTGTTCGCAATGATGCTTTAAACCGTGTCATCATCGGACTAGATTTCTTTGATGCAAGTATTAACCGTGTTGCCGCGTGGACTATTGGTACACGCAACATGATCAAAGCATTGCTTTATGCGATGTTAGTTCCAAATGAGTATTTAAAGCAGCTACAAGAAGAAGGAAATTTCACAGAAAGACTAGCATTAATGGAAGAATTCAAAACGTATCCATTTGGTGCAATTTGGGATTACTACTGTGAAAAAATGGGTGTTCCAGTAAGAGAATCTTGGTTAGAAGAAGTAAAAGCTTATGAGCAAGAGGTTCTATTAAAGAGATAA
- the rhaB gene encoding rhamnulokinase: MPRYSIAVDIGASSGRLILGYLEDGLLKLEEIHRFENKIVKKRDSFCWEADKLFQEIKNGLKKCVELGIKPDSIGIDTWAVDFLLLDENNQPLTEAVSYRDPRTDGMMEEVFELFSKERLYLETGIQFQKFNTIYQLFSIKKNNPEILEKAKSFLMIPDYFNYLLTGKKANEYTNATSTQLVNAFTKHWDGQILDVLGINKEMFQEIKTPKTILGTLSKELVSEFGFDLQVILPATHDTGSAVIAVPEEDESIYISSGTWSLIGVENYFPICVTKALDYNFTNEGGIDYQYRFLKNIMGLWMIQEVKRNYNDEYSFGQLVDLAREARDYEAIVNVNDDCFLKPENMIDAIMNYCIETQQQVPNTPGEVAKCVFDSLAVSYQEAVAEIEEIFEKKFTKINVIGGGCQNEMLNQLIADVTKKEVFAGPVEATAIGNIAAQLMALGEINDIKEARSIIKDSFEVKKYLPAQPVIS, translated from the coding sequence ATGCCAAGATACAGTATAGCCGTCGACATCGGTGCATCAAGTGGAAGACTTATATTGGGCTATCTTGAAGATGGTCTGTTAAAACTAGAAGAAATTCATCGCTTTGAAAACAAAATCGTGAAAAAAAGGGATTCCTTCTGCTGGGAAGCCGATAAACTTTTTCAAGAAATCAAAAATGGACTAAAAAAATGCGTGGAATTAGGCATTAAGCCAGATAGTATTGGAATAGATACATGGGCGGTCGACTTTTTGTTATTGGATGAAAATAATCAGCCATTAACGGAAGCGGTTTCTTATCGTGACCCGCGTACAGATGGGATGATGGAAGAGGTATTTGAACTTTTTTCAAAGGAAAGACTTTACCTTGAAACAGGCATTCAGTTCCAAAAGTTTAATACAATTTATCAATTATTTTCTATCAAAAAAAATAATCCTGAAATCCTAGAAAAAGCAAAATCATTTTTAATGATTCCTGATTATTTCAATTATTTACTGACTGGTAAAAAAGCAAATGAATATACCAATGCAACCTCTACACAGCTGGTAAATGCCTTTACCAAACACTGGGATGGGCAAATATTAGATGTTCTTGGGATTAATAAAGAAATGTTTCAAGAAATTAAAACTCCAAAAACGATTCTTGGGACACTTTCGAAGGAACTAGTTTCAGAGTTTGGTTTTGACCTTCAAGTTATTCTTCCAGCGACACATGATACTGGCTCAGCGGTTATTGCGGTACCAGAAGAAGACGAATCGATTTATATCAGTTCTGGTACATGGTCACTAATTGGTGTGGAAAACTATTTTCCAATCTGTGTAACGAAGGCATTGGACTATAATTTCACCAATGAAGGCGGAATCGATTACCAATACCGTTTCTTGAAAAATATCATGGGTCTTTGGATGATCCAAGAAGTGAAGCGTAATTACAATGATGAATATTCCTTTGGGCAGCTTGTGGATTTAGCGAGAGAAGCAAGGGATTATGAGGCGATAGTTAATGTAAACGATGACTGTTTCCTAAAGCCTGAAAATATGATTGATGCAATCATGAACTATTGTATTGAAACACAGCAGCAGGTACCAAATACTCCTGGTGAAGTGGCGAAATGTGTGTTTGATAGTTTGGCAGTAAGCTACCAAGAAGCGGTTGCAGAAATTGAAGAGATTTTCGAAAAGAAGTTTACAAAAATAAATGTTATCGGCGGCGGCTGTCAAAATGAAATGCTTAACCAGCTGATTGCCGATGTAACAAAAAAAGAGGTATTTGCTGGACCTGTAGAAGCTACTGCGATTGGTAACATAGCAGCCCAATTAATGGCTCTTGGAGAAATCAATGATATTAAAGAAGCACGTTCGATTATTAAAGATTCATTTGAAGTGAAAAAATATCTGCCAGCTCAGCCTGTAATCAGCTAA
- a CDS encoding pyridoxamine 5'-phosphate oxidase — protein sequence MTKTLDILSTELVSSLQGEKMVSLVTLDAETKLPQLSVVSWVYAEPNGTKIKIALGHKASSIDNIRTNPNVLVGIIGAGSCYEVRGTATVSQIFERTMKLCVVTIEVEAVENVMFYGGKVTVEPAYEKTYNPELAKKLDTEVYELFRQND from the coding sequence ATGACTAAAACTTTAGATATTTTGAGCACAGAACTCGTTTCTTCTTTACAGGGAGAAAAAATGGTTTCATTGGTTACTTTAGACGCTGAAACAAAATTACCTCAATTAAGTGTAGTATCATGGGTGTACGCAGAACCTAACGGTACGAAAATAAAAATAGCCCTAGGGCATAAAGCATCAAGCATTGATAATATTCGCACCAATCCAAATGTTCTCGTAGGGATCATTGGCGCTGGTAGCTGCTATGAAGTACGCGGTACTGCTACTGTCTCACAGATATTTGAACGGACAATGAAACTTTGTGTAGTAACCATTGAGGTTGAAGCTGTGGAGAATGTGATGTTTTATGGAGGGAAAGTTACCGTAGAACCGGCATATGAAAAAACCTACAATCCAGAACTAGCTAAAAAACTGGATACAGAGGTTTACGAGCTTTTTAGACAGAACGATTAA
- a CDS encoding VOC family protein translates to MNHEPIRDIAHLAHIELLTPKPNESLNFFKELLGMEVVHSEGQSVFLRGWGDQPLYSLKLTEAKQAGLGHVAMRTFSPYALEQRALDIEKNGFGLGWTDGDYGHGRSYQFTDADGHNLEIYYEAEKYITPDHLKPGLKNMPAKYAAKGASVTQLDHINLFSSDVDADSLFFRNRLGFKLSEQAITDDGKQTTAWLHVTNKSYDLAISHDKSGSKGRFHHAAFKVESPEMVLRAADVFLDNGIFIEAPPNKHVAGQTMFVYVYEPGGNRIEVCAGGFLIFSPDWETVTWTPEERKKGLAWGTPLPSTFHTYGTPDISK, encoded by the coding sequence ATGAATCACGAACCGATAAGGGATATTGCCCACTTGGCTCATATTGAATTGCTGACACCAAAGCCAAACGAAAGTCTAAACTTTTTCAAAGAATTATTAGGAATGGAAGTAGTTCATAGCGAGGGACAATCTGTTTTCCTCCGAGGCTGGGGGGACCAACCGTTATACAGCTTGAAGCTTACAGAAGCGAAGCAAGCTGGTTTAGGTCACGTCGCGATGAGAACCTTTTCACCATATGCACTCGAACAACGTGCTCTAGATATTGAGAAAAATGGATTCGGTTTGGGATGGACAGATGGGGATTACGGGCACGGCCGCTCCTATCAATTCACAGATGCAGATGGACATAATCTAGAAATCTATTATGAAGCAGAAAAATACATTACACCGGATCACTTAAAGCCTGGATTGAAAAATATGCCTGCGAAATACGCGGCTAAAGGTGCATCAGTTACACAGCTGGATCATATCAATTTGTTCAGCTCCGATGTTGACGCTGATAGCCTATTCTTCCGCAATCGACTAGGTTTCAAACTGAGTGAACAGGCGATAACAGATGATGGGAAACAAACAACAGCTTGGCTTCATGTTACGAATAAATCTTATGACCTCGCCATCTCACATGATAAATCTGGCAGCAAAGGACGTTTTCACCATGCGGCATTCAAAGTAGAAAGTCCTGAAATGGTTCTTCGAGCAGCAGACGTGTTTTTAGATAATGGAATATTCATTGAAGCTCCACCGAATAAACATGTTGCCGGTCAAACGATGTTTGTCTATGTATATGAGCCAGGAGGCAATCGAATTGAGGTATGCGCGGGCGGCTTTCTCATCTTCTCGCCAGATTGGGAAACCGTGACATGGACACCTGAAGAACGTAAAAAAGGGTTAGCATGGGGCACACCGCTGCCATCAACATTTCACACTTATGGAACACCCGATATAAGCAAATAG
- a CDS encoding fumarylacetoacetate hydrolase family protein, with amino-acid sequence MKLLTYSTNDQPLRLGVLVDENTIVDPQQAYIELLKEQGQERAEEIANALLPHNPTEFIANGELALRTAKEAISYAVENKQKSSAVYQQDNVRIGAPVLKPNKIICVGLNYKNHIIEMKRDFPEHPVVFAKFATAIAGPNDVFPLNSNLTKKLDYEAEFAFVIGKTGKDIAYDEALDYVYGYTVANDITARDMQKRTIQWLQGKTLDKSLPLGPVLVTKDEIANPHSLDISLTVNGEVRQNSNTEQLLFNVNQLIEFLSGIFTLEPGDVVCTGTPGGVGEAQNKFLQDGDVVKVEISGIGAIETVIKEVSQS; translated from the coding sequence ATGAAATTACTAACATATTCAACCAATGATCAGCCTTTACGTCTAGGAGTCTTAGTAGATGAAAATACGATTGTTGATCCACAGCAAGCCTATATTGAACTTTTAAAGGAGCAAGGGCAGGAGAGAGCGGAAGAGATTGCAAACGCTTTATTGCCGCATAATCCAACAGAATTTATTGCTAATGGAGAGCTTGCACTTCGAACAGCAAAGGAAGCAATATCTTATGCAGTAGAAAATAAACAAAAGTCATCAGCTGTTTATCAGCAGGATAATGTACGAATTGGAGCGCCTGTATTAAAACCGAACAAGATCATTTGCGTTGGTTTAAACTACAAGAATCATATTATTGAAATGAAACGTGATTTCCCAGAACATCCAGTTGTTTTTGCCAAATTTGCAACAGCGATTGCAGGGCCAAATGATGTCTTCCCGCTCAATTCTAATTTAACTAAAAAGTTAGATTACGAGGCAGAATTTGCGTTTGTCATTGGAAAAACCGGAAAGGACATTGCTTATGATGAAGCACTGGACTATGTCTATGGGTACACGGTAGCAAATGATATAACAGCTCGCGATATGCAAAAAAGAACAATTCAATGGCTGCAAGGGAAGACATTGGATAAGAGTCTTCCACTAGGACCTGTGTTAGTAACAAAGGATGAAATCGCAAATCCACACTCCCTTGATATTTCTTTAACCGTTAATGGTGAAGTGAGACAGAATTCAAATACTGAACAGTTATTGTTCAACGTCAATCAGCTAATTGAATTCTTATCCGGGATCTTTACGCTTGAACCTGGTGATGTTGTTTGTACTGGTACACCAGGCGGGGTAGGAGAAGCTCAGAATAAATTTCTTCAAGATGGGGATGTCGTTAAAGTAGAAATCTCTGGAATTGGAGCCATTGAAACGGTCATTAAAGAGGTGAGCCAATCATGA